In a single window of the Hippocampus zosterae strain Florida chromosome 6, ASM2543408v3, whole genome shotgun sequence genome:
- the pheta1 gene encoding sesquipedalian-1: MSRRNGCRRRRTHEIIIRRVRERGVTMKLNERSVAHYATCDSPPDKTGFLFKKGERNTAYHRRWFVLKGNMLFYFEERDSREPIGVIILEGCTVELCESAEEFAFAVKFDCARARVYKMAADSQAAMESWVKALSRASFDYMRLVVKELERQLEEIQEATGGGPQGRPRVSKRMSKSRSSSSSSSLSTSSSSSGQKNHQDEVQLLSAGPKENGVTWSKPRPGLANGSSEGVSSCVAWEGGANGAKAPPVPPRRRGASLESPFSPGTGCFSKLHDWVKANIGEHPQGLAAKSRLHPGMFEMIITSHF, encoded by the exons ATGAAATAATCATCCGGCGAGTGAGAGAAAGAGGAGTGACGATGAAATTGAACGAACGCAGCGTGGCCCACTACGCCACGTGCGACTCGCCGCCCGACAAGACGGGCTTCCTGTTCAAGAAGGGCGAGCGCAACACGGCGTATCACCGCCGGTGGTTCGTCCTCAAGGGCAACATGCTCTTCTACTTTGAGGAGCGTGACAGCCGCGAGCCCATCGGCGTCATCATCCTGGAGGGCTGCACCGTGGAGCTCTGCGAGTCAGCCGAGGAGTTCGCCTTTGCCGTCAAGTTTGACTGCGCCCGGGCTCGCGTGTACAAGATGGCGGCCGATAGCCAGGCAGCTATGGAGTCGTGGGTCAAAGCGTTGTCGCGGGCCAGTTTCGACTACATGAGGCTGGTGGTCAAGGAGCTGGAGAGGCAACTGGAGGAGATCCAAGAGGCGACTGGCGGAGGCCCGCAGGGCAGGCCCAGGGTGTCCAAGCGAATGTCCAAATCCAGatcgtcctcgtcgtcctcgtcctTGTCGACGTCGTCCTCCAGCTCTGGACAAAAGAACCATCAGGACGAGGTCCAGCTCTTGTCCGCAGGTCCTAAGGAGAACGGGGTCACCTGGAGCAAACCGCGCCCCGGCTTGGCTAATGGTTCCTCTGAGGGGGTGTCCTCCTGTGTGGCCTGGGAGGGCGGGGCCAACGGGGCCAAGGCTCCCCCGGTGCCTCCCAGAAGAAGAGGAGCGTCTCTGGAGAGCCCCTTCTCCCCCGGCACCGGATGCTTTTCCAAGCTCCACGACTG GGTCAAGGCGAACATTGGAGAGCATCCCCAAGGACTTGCTGCTAAAAGCAGGTTACACCCTGGAATGTTTGAAATGATCATCACAAGCCACTTTTAA